The DNA segment TCAGGAACAGGCCCGACCCGTCGGTACCGAAGTCCAGGTCGAACCCGACCGCCGCGAGCTTCTCGTAGAAGTCGGCGTCACGCCGGGCCATCTCCGCGTAGACCGGGATCTGTGCCGCGGGAAGGATGCGGTACGGCAGCGACGCGAAGAGCAGGTCGGCCTTCTCGGTGGTCACCCCGCCGGCCAGCGCCCGCTCCGAGTAGAGGTCGCCCAGCGCCAGGTCCATCAACGCATCGCTGCGAGCGATGTGCGTGGAGGATCGCTGCACCATCGTGACCTCGGCGCCGTGCTCCCACAGATCCGCGCAGATGTCGTGGGCCGAGTTGTTGGACCCGATCACCACGGCCTTCTTGCCGACCCAGTCACCGCCGCCCGCGTGCTGGGATGAGTGATGCTGCTGGCCGAGGAACGTTTCGGCCCCATCGAAGACCGGGGTGTTCGGATAGCCGGACACACCGAGGGCGAAGACAAGCTGCTTGGGCCGCAGCGTGACCTTCTGCCCCTCGCGAACAACCTCGACCACCCACTCCTGGGCTTGCTCATCGAAGGCGGCCTTGGTGCACTCCGTGCTCGACCAGTAGTTGAGCTCCATGATGCGGGTGTAGTGCTCCAGCCAGTCCCCGATCTTGTCCTTGGAGGCGAACACGGGCCAGTCCTCCGGGAACTTCAGGTAGGGCAGGTGGTCGTACCAGACCGGGTCGTGCAGGTGGAGGGACTTGTAGCGGTTGCGCCACGAGTCACCGGGGCGCGCGTTCTTCTCGATCACGATCGTGGGAACGCCCAGCCGACGCATCCGCGCAGCCAGCCCGATGCCGCCTTGACCACCGCCGACGATGACACAGTACGGCTGCTCGTCATAGCCCAGCGAGGCCTCCTGGGCGGTCTTCTTCTCGAGCCACGACAAGCGGCCCTTCTCGATGGTGTGGGCCACCCCCTGCTCGCGGTTGACCCCCTTCTTCTCCTCGAACCCCTTGAGCTCCTTCATGGTGGTGAGCAGGGTCCAGCACCGGCCGTTCCGCAACCGGAGATGCGCGTAACCGCGAGCCTGGCCAGTCTCGAAATTGACCCAGGCCTCGGTGGCCTCGGAGTCACCGGTCGCGTCTTCGGCGCGCACCCAGCCGCTCGGTTGCACGTGGTCCAGCTGGGCCTCGAGCATCCGTCGGATCTCGGCCTTGCCCTCGGAGGTCTTGAGGTTCCACGTGAACGACACGAAGTCCCGCCAGTAGGATTCCTCCTCGAACAGCTCGAGGGCGGCGTCGATGTCCCGATTCTGCAGGGAGTCATCCAGCTGGCCCAGCCAGCGGTCGACAATGACATTGGGGGATTCAGGCAATTTCACTCCTTTGTGTGCGCTGATTGAGGTCTGCCCGGGCGCCGGATAGGGTTTCCCCCATACTGTTCCGGGCGTAATCTCACGCTCAAGTAGAAACCCGCGGGGGTTACAAGGGCGTTACACCCACTGCGGCCGACTTCGGCCGGGTCACCTAGGGAGATCGCACATGCGGCACGGACAGCCGGGATCCGTGGGATTGCCCTCCCTGCACGCGGTACCTGACCTGCGGTTCTCCTCACCCGGTGAGTATGCGGCGCTGCTGCGGCGAGCCCACGAACTTGCCTTGTCGGGCGTGGCCCAGGCAAAGGT comes from the Marisediminicola antarctica genome and includes:
- a CDS encoding NAD(P)/FAD-dependent oxidoreductase, translated to MPESPNVIVDRWLGQLDDSLQNRDIDAALELFEEESYWRDFVSFTWNLKTSEGKAEIRRMLEAQLDHVQPSGWVRAEDATGDSEATEAWVNFETGQARGYAHLRLRNGRCWTLLTTMKELKGFEEKKGVNREQGVAHTIEKGRLSWLEKKTAQEASLGYDEQPYCVIVGGGQGGIGLAARMRRLGVPTIVIEKNARPGDSWRNRYKSLHLHDPVWYDHLPYLKFPEDWPVFASKDKIGDWLEHYTRIMELNYWSSTECTKAAFDEQAQEWVVEVVREGQKVTLRPKQLVFALGVSGYPNTPVFDGAETFLGQQHHSSQHAGGGDWVGKKAVVIGSNNSAHDICADLWEHGAEVTMVQRSSTHIARSDALMDLALGDLYSERALAGGVTTEKADLLFASLPYRILPAAQIPVYAEMARRDADFYEKLAAVGFDLDFGTDGSGLFLKYLRRGSGYYIDVGASQLLIDGRVKVRSGQIVSITSHSVTLDDGTALEADLIVYATGYGSMNGWLADLVSPEVADQVGRCWGYGSDTPKDPGPWEGELRNMWKPTNVESLWIHGGNLHQSRHYSNYLAMQIKARMEGLDTPVYELQESHYTH